A stretch of Fulvia fulva chromosome 4, complete sequence DNA encodes these proteins:
- a CDS encoding Oxidoreductase, whose protein sequence is MMTSRKTVSAVLNHYDPINGPKYMNLSAAEVHSYKWTPVPVEITDIRSCDEDFTLDKNGFQLVEHKVDLSACADDASIREKLYPQLEEMLKRVTGATHAKASAHMVRESTIADLKARAERADSPLEVLPPGPATNVHVDKPHPFPLHSHS, encoded by the exons ATGATGACCTCACGAAAGACAGTGAGCGCAGTCCTGAACCACTATGACCCCATCAACGGACCCAAATATATGAACCTAAGCGCCGCTGAAGTCCACTCCTACAAATGGACTCCTGTCCCAGTCGAAATCACAGATATACGAAGCTGCGACGAAGACTTCACGCTCGATAAGAACGGCTTCCAACTCGTGGAGCATAAAGTCGACCTGTCAGCATGCGCAGACGACGCAAGCATTAGAGAGAAACTCTATCCTCAACTCGAGGAGATGCTTAAAAGAGT CACAGGGGCAACACACGCCAAAGCCAGCGCTCACATGGTCCGCGAGTCCACCATCGCAGATCTCAAAGCAAGGGCTGAGAGAGCCGATAGTCCATTGGAAGTCTTGCCTCCCGGCCCAGCAACGAATGTGCACGTTGATAAGCCGCATCCCTTTCCATTACACTCGCATTCATGA
- a CDS encoding Presequence translocated-associated motor subunit pam17, mitochondrial, which translates to MATLLWTRTSCLRAVNTPGKGLFAPALFTATFTTATQVSKQPRFTPNASPSQLPTHQLPSTRIGLRCASTSPATDSEASVPEHILTWNRFFDLRKKRRWINLGCSGITAFTAISLVTPILAAQDLDSWGAQISGLDPIIVLGISTAAVAAGGWLCGPSFGSAMFSMWAARRGWNKLIAEKEKSFYARIKRYRADPSASSPQNPIPDYYGEKISSVKDYRRWLKDQKAFNLKKDKAML; encoded by the exons ATGGCCACACTCCTTTGGACACGCACAAGCTGCCTACGCGCAGTCAACACCCCCGGGAAAGGCCTTTTCGCGCCCGCGCTCTTCACAGCGACTTTCACGACAGCCACACAAGTATCTAAACAGCCACGATTCACACCCAATGCATCGCCCTCACAGTTGCCGACGCACCAGCTTCCCTCAACGCGAATAGGACTCCGCTGTGCGTCAACATCTCCAGCCACGGACTCTGAGGCGTCAGTACCAGAGCACATCCTTACCTGGAATCGCTTCTTCGATCTGCGCAAGAAGCGCCGATGGATCAACCTGGGTTGCTCCGGCATTACAGCATTCACAGCAATCAGCCTGGTCACACCTATCCTCGCAGCCCAAGACTTGGATTCCTGGGGTGCGCAAATATCAGGACTGGATCCGATCATTGTACTGGGGATTTCAACAGCTGCGGTCGCGGCAGGAGGATGGTTGTGCGGGCCCAGCTTTGGTAGCGCAATGTTCAGCATGTGGGCCGCGAGGAGGGGCTGGAACAAATTGATTGCTGAG AAAGAGAAAAGCTTCTATGCGCGAATCAAGCGTTATCGAGCAGACCCCTCGGCATCGAGCCCGCAGAACCCGATTCCTGATTACTACGGCGAAAAGATCTCGAGCGTGAAGGACTACAGGAGATGGTTGAAAGATCAGAAAGCTTTCAACTTGAAGAAGGACAAGGCGATGCTATGA